The genomic segment cagcTGGAATTTTGCATTCAAGGTTGTTCTCTGTACTTCTTACAAGCTAGGTTCATGTCTGAGCTCGATATCCAAATCCCTACCACCTTTGGTACGTCATATCTATTTTACGTTATTGTTTATGGCCTTACAGTGGTTTTCCATCAGTTCCAGCTACTTTaattttgctcttttttttttataaccatAGTGTACAAgccagcttgcgcgcacctcgactaatttcatgaactaattttacttctTACTAAAAATTTCTCTTCTAAGCTCCCTAGAAAGCAATGTTGTTGGTGCTAATCCATTATTAAAAGACACCGAATCTTTAGCTTTGTCTATACAATCCTCCCTTTCCCATCTAAGAAATTTCTTTGAATTTCAATGCAGCCACTGAAAACCGtgtatttctcttttttccaCTAATACGGCCAAACCTTTCTATAACGACGTcgtttgtcccaaaaaaattttggtAACTTATAACGGAATGGTGTTATATAGAATATATAATGTTACATAACATGAAATTCAGTTCAAAAGAAAACTTGGCCGTTATAGTGAAATATTGTTATTGATAATAACTGTTtgtagagaggtctgactgtgtTCTTGACAACAAATGATTGGAGTAACACTGTTTTGTGCCTTGTATTGTGTGGACAGATCCGTTCGCTGATGCCAATGCTCAGAACTCAGGCGCAGGTGCGAAAGAGTATGTGCATATTCGAGTTCAGCAGCGAAATGGCAGGAAAAGTCTGACTACCGTCCAAGGCCTGAAGAAAGAATTCAGCTACAATAAAATTCTGAAGGACCTCAAGAAGGAGTTTTGCTGCAATGGTACCGTTGTGCAAGATCCAGAACTCGGCCAGGTGAATCATTGAtgctattctttctttcttctcttccttTCTGAGCCATAGAGGAACAAAGGAGTTAAGTAAGCCGACTCTCGCTCTTTGGATCAACATATATGACCAAATAAAAATGAGTTCTTCACTCTTTTTCACGTGCATCCGAGAGAAAACGTTACAATAGTAAGCCTCTCCCCTGCTGGAGAGCCTCCAGGACAAGGAGTCAGTGATAAATCCAGAGGCGGATCCAAGATTTGAACTTTATGTATTCGAGTTCGGGATTCTGCCACAACTCACTTGATCTATTGGGGTCAAAATCAagtatttgtatttattttgtgaatttttttaacaCATATGCAAGGTTTGAACCAGTGGCGAAGCCACATTGAAGAAAGAGGGTTCATATGATACCCCttgctcaattttttttaacttattatACCTGTATATTACAAGCCAAAAATAATAACTAAAATGCATGATAAATACAAGGGTTGAATCCCCTTGACCTGAAGCACAAGCTTGATATAGTCTATTTTTATAGAAGACGAATCCCGTTAATGAAATCTCTGCTTGTTTTTCTTCTACTGATTTTTTCTATCACACAGGTTATCCAACTTCAAGGCGATCAGCGGAAGAACGTGTCAACCTTTCTCGTACAGGTTTAATTCATCCTCTGCCTGTTCCTCGACATCCGATATACATAATCTTAGAACGGTTTCAATAAACACGATTTCTCTGATTTTGTGATTTTAGGCTGCCATTGTGAAGAAGGAAAACATCAAGATTCATGGTTTCTAGACACAAGCAAAGGAAGGGGATTGATGCACATTTGTGATTGCAATTTCCAGTTTGTTTAATTTTATTACATCCAAGCGCTACGACCGACGGTTTCTGAGTTTAACAACACCTTCTGTGGCATTCATTTTCCATATAGCAGAAGCTGATATTAGTAGCTTGTTGATGTACAAAATCAGTATATCAAAAGTTATCTGGTGGTTGTATGGTATGCTGCTAATTTTTCTGAATCCCCAATGGAGGTGGAAAATCTGCCCAAATGTTTACCAGATTATATTCTATTTTGGATGAACATCATATGTGTCATTCTGTATATAATTTACTATCCATATTCATTAGCTTATTTCATGAGCTTTTTGTTTGTATTTAATGTAGCTAATTTGAAAATGTCTTGTTTAAATTTACTTTGGCACGTGTGTGATCCACTTTTACCATTTTAGAGCAAAAAGGGTATATAGGGATTTGCAGGACCGAATTTCGTATAGCTCCTCGAAATTGacctatatacataatatgattTTCTCATCATACCGTTGGGACATTTCGTATAtgactaatcaatttgaaaatcaGCAATATTCACGGGTCAAAAATGCTTTTCAAAAAGTATTTAAGGAGAGTAGCATTTCGTATAtgactaatcaatttgaaaatcaatttgcCAATATTAGAATGACAATTTGTGCTTAATCAAGTTTCAGAAAGTACTTATAAGAAAAGTTACTTTTTTCAACTAACTATGAtagtacttttttatttttgacccttttcccaagtTCTCTCCAAGTGTAGGATAGAAAAATgataatagaaaaataatagGACCACATAGATATTAGTTAAACTCTTCCTTCAAAGGAGCACTTCGGGATCCAACTTCGCTAGGCTAattgtttcttctttcttataAAGGTTAAACATGTATTGGTATTTGTCACTCTCCATATGAAATAATCAGTCCAAACAAAAATTATCAgtcacttttattttatttcaaaaatcaaGCTAACCAATGTTTAACACTAAAAATGACACGTTGTTATATGCGTCACAATAACATTTAGAGAGTCTAATGctaaattgggaaaaaaaaaaaaaaaaaaaagatagtacAGCAGGAGTGCA from the Lycium ferocissimum isolate CSIRO_LF1 chromosome 11, AGI_CSIRO_Lferr_CH_V1, whole genome shotgun sequence genome contains:
- the LOC132036689 gene encoding protein translation factor SUI1 homolog 1, producing MSELDIQIPTTFDPFADANAQNSGAGAKEYVHIRVQQRNGRKSLTTVQGLKKEFSYNKILKDLKKEFCCNGTVVQDPELGQVIQLQGDQRKNVSTFLVQAAIVKKENIKIHGF